ATCCAAAACGTCTCATGATTCGGTCCATTAAAAACACAACACGACTCATGTATCCGGTTTCTTCTAAAATGGCTATAAATAGGAACAGAAAGGCTATTTGAGGTATAAAAATAACAATCCCTCCAAGTCCAGATATGATACCTTCTGCTAATAAATTAGTAAAAGCTCCGTCCGGAAGGGTATGTTTTACCCAATCGCTTAAATTTGCAAACACACCATCAATAAAGTCCATTGGTATGGTAGACCAATCATAGATGGCTTGAAAAATAAGTAATAGTATTAAAAAGAAAATCAAGTAACCCCAGACTTTATGGGTTAGAACTCTGTCAAATTTACTGCGTAAATCTTTAGCTTGGCTCGCATCTATTGTTTGTCCTTTTTTAAGCGTATTATTTATAAACTGGTAACGCTTAATGGTTTCTTTTTGTTGGAGGCGTTTTAAATCACTTTTAGATTTTGTTTTAAAACTAGCAAGTGCTTCGACTTCATTTCTGTCCATTTTACCAAAATTGACATCTTGGGTAATCACTAGCCAAAGCTTGTATAGGAGTTGATTCGGGAACGCTTGTCTTAGTTTGTCAAAGTAGTCTTTATCAATTTCTGAGGCACTTAAACATGGTGTTGTTGATAGGTCTCTGTAATTAGAAATTAATAACTTTAAATTATCAATACCTTGATTTTTTCGGGTACTGATAACGGCTATTTTTGTGTTCAGTTCTTTTTCTAAGTGAGGAACATCTAATGAGATTCCCTTATACTTCATTCTATCAGCCATGTTAATGACTAAAATAGTTGGGATTTCTAAATCTTTAATCTGTGTAAAAAGAAGTAAGTTTCGTTTTAAATTTTCAACATCACTAACGACAACAGCAACATCGGGAAAGTCTTTATCATTTTTGTTAAGCAGTAATTCAATAACAACATTTTCGTCTAAAGACGAGGCATTCAAACTGTAAGTACCTGGTAAGTCAATAATATGTGCTTTAAGACCTCTAGGTAATTTGCAGATACCTTCTTTTTTTTCGACAGTAATCCCAGGGTAATTTCCAACTTTTTGGTTTAAACCTGTCAGTGCGTTAAATACCGAGGTTTTTCCTGTGTTTGGATTACCAATTAAGGCGATGTTTATTTGCTTGCTCATAAAACCTCTTTTTCAATAATGATATGAATGGCAGTTTCTTTTCTAATCGCTAAATGACTCCCGTTTATGTTAAGATATAATGGATCCGAAAATGGAGCAACTTGCACCAACTCGACAGTATTACCTGGTAAACATCCCATTTCTAGGAGCTTTAGTGGGATCAAATGGGAAGATACGTCTATTATTATAGCGCGTTCTCCTCTTTTTAATGTGTCTAATGTATGGCTCAAGCTTATTTAGATTGATTTTAAAGAAGCAAAAGTATGGCTAAATTTCAGCTTAAAAAAATTGAAAGCAAAAAACTACTCTTTGTATTCTTTTTTTAACTTTTTAATATCCTTTAAAAGTGTTTTAATATCTTCTTTTTTTGTGCCATCATAATATCCTCTAATTTGGCTTTTCTTGTCGATGAGCATAAAATTCTCGGTATGTACCATTCCATAGTCGTCAGGCATCCCGTCATCTTTCACTGCTAAGTAGCTTTTTCTGGCAAGTCTGTAAATTTCGCCCTTATCTCCAGTGACCAAATTCCATTTTTTATCATTAACGCCTTTTTCAATAGCATAACGTTTTAATTGCGCTACAGTGTCAATATCCGGAGTTACGGAGTAGGATAGCAACATCACATCTTCGTCATTGATAATTTCATCTTGGATTGTTGCCATATTACCAGTCATAGTAGGACAGATAGTTTGACAAGTCGTAAAAAAGAAGTCGGCAACGTATATTTTTCCTTTATAATCGGCTTGGGTAATGGTTTTTCCGTTTTGATTGGTTAAACTAAAATCGGCGATTTTATGATAGTTTATTTTATGTTGAATAGTGCTGTCAACCAATTCTGTGTTAACCATTGCGGGCTGGTAAATAGGTAAGGGTTTTTCTACTTTTAAAATATTATAAAAAATAGACATTATTATGATTGAAATTATACTGAATACAATAGCAAACCATTTATAATCTTTAAAAAACGACAACATTTTTATTGATTTTTAATTATACTACAAAAATACAATGAAAAGCTAAGCTTGTCCTATGACATTACTCATAAAATTTGTTAATTCTTGAAAGCATTAAAGCTATTACTTTCTAAACTAAGCCTAAATAGTTACTTTTGGCGATTATTAAAAAGAATAGAAATACTACATGGAGTTTATTATAAAAATTGGACAGTTTTTGTTAAGTCTGTCATTATTAATTGTTTTACATGAGTTAGGACATTTTATTCCTGCCAAATTATTTAAAACTAAAGTTGAAAAATTCTACTTATTTTTTGATGTAAAATTTTCATTATTTAAAAAGAAAATAGGAGAAACCGTTTATGGTATTGGTTGGTTGCCTCTTGGTGGTTATGTTAAAATTGCTGGGATGATTGACGAAAGTATGGATAAGGATCAGATGGCTTTGCCTCCTCAACCTTGGGAGTTTAGATCAAAACCAGCTTGGCAACGTCTAATTATTATGTTGGGTGGTGTTTTTGTAAATTTTGTTCTAGCCTATGTAATATATGTCGTTATGTCTTTTACTTATGGGGATACAGATATTACTGCGTCTAGTATGAAGGATGGGTATTGGATTGATAACCCTTTGCTAAATGATATAGGTTTTAAGACAGGTGATAAAATTATCGCTGTGGATGGTGTTAAGGTGAATAGCCATTTAGATGTCGTTAAAAATTTAATTAAAACAGAAAAGTATACTATCGATAGAAAGGGTGAGACGGTTAATATCGATTTACCTGTCGATTTCCTTGGCCAGTTATCGTCAAGAAAAGTAAAGGGAAGTCTTTTTAAATTAAGATTTCCGTTTATGGTAGGAGAGGTTTCTGATACTATGGCTAATAAAGGTGTGGCATTAAAAGAAGGCGATATCTTGCTATCTGTTAATAATGCAGACTTGAGATATTATGACGAATTAGCATCTAGATTAGCAAACTATAAAAATCAAACAGTTGCTACGACGTTTTTAAGAGGTAAAGAAAAGATTAATATAGATCTAAAGGTTGATAATAATGGAAAGTTTGGAATAGCGCCAGCTGAAGATGGTAAACGCTTTGATGAGTTAGGATACTACGATAAAACACTTAAAGAATATACGTTCTTAGAAAGTTTTGGTGGTGGTAAAGATAAGTTTGTAGCGCAAGTCAGTGGTTATTTTGATCAATTGGCTAAAATTTTTAGTCCGAGTACAGGAGCCTATAAAGGTGTTGGTGGTTTTAAAGCTATTTACGATGTTTTTCCTGGAACTTGGATTTGGCAAAACTTTTGGGGTTTAACAGCATTTTTGTCTATTATGTTAGGAGTTCTTAATTTATTACCGATTCCTGCTTTAGATGGAGGGCATGTTGTGTTTTTATTGTTCGAAATTATATCAGGACGTCAACCAAGTGAAAAGTTTTTAGAGAAAGCTCAAGTTGTTGGATTCTTCATTTTGATAGCGTTAGTGCTATTTGCGAACGGTAATGATATCTTTAAAGCAATATTTAATTAAAAAAAACTAAAAATTATTTTGCAGAAGTTAAAAAAGATATTATATTTGCACTCGCAATAGCGAAAAACACTCCTCCTTAGCTCAGTTGGTTAGAGCATCTGACTGTTAATCAGAGGGTCCTTAGTTCGAGCCTAAGAGGAGGAGCAAGTTTAAACAAGCCACTAGAAATAGTGGCTTTTTTTATGGAGTAAAGTCAAGTTTGGTATAGCATAAAAAAAAGCCTCTAGTACGACTAGAGGCTTTTTTATGTTTTAAGTGGACTGTAAATTATTTGCTTAAATTTTTAAGCATGTCTTTAGTAATACCGTCTAAATCGAATTGGTGTTTCCATTGCCATTGTTCTCTAGCTTCAGTATCATTAATACTGCTGGGCCAGGAGTCTGCAATTTGCTGTCTGAAATCAGGAGTGTAAGTAATTTCAAATTCAGGAATTTGTTTTCTAATAGACTCAGCAATTTGTTTAGGAGTAAAACTGATCCCAGAAAGGTTGTAAGACGATCGTATTTGTACGTTCTCTTCTTTTGTAGACATCAATGCTACTGTTGCATCAATCGCGTCATCCATGTACATCATAGGTAATGCGGTGTCTTCACTTAAAAAACAATCATATTTTTTTTGTTTTAACGCGTCGTGATAAATTTCTACAGCATAATCT
This portion of the Olleya sp. Bg11-27 genome encodes:
- the rseP gene encoding RIP metalloprotease RseP, coding for MEFIIKIGQFLLSLSLLIVLHELGHFIPAKLFKTKVEKFYLFFDVKFSLFKKKIGETVYGIGWLPLGGYVKIAGMIDESMDKDQMALPPQPWEFRSKPAWQRLIIMLGGVFVNFVLAYVIYVVMSFTYGDTDITASSMKDGYWIDNPLLNDIGFKTGDKIIAVDGVKVNSHLDVVKNLIKTEKYTIDRKGETVNIDLPVDFLGQLSSRKVKGSLFKLRFPFMVGEVSDTMANKGVALKEGDILLSVNNADLRYYDELASRLANYKNQTVATTFLRGKEKINIDLKVDNNGKFGIAPAEDGKRFDELGYYDKTLKEYTFLESFGGGKDKFVAQVSGYFDQLAKIFSPSTGAYKGVGGFKAIYDVFPGTWIWQNFWGLTAFLSIMLGVLNLLPIPALDGGHVVFLLFEIISGRQPSEKFLEKAQVVGFFILIALVLFANGNDIFKAIFN
- a CDS encoding ferrous iron transport protein A; translated protein: MSHTLDTLKRGERAIIIDVSSHLIPLKLLEMGCLPGNTVELVQVAPFSDPLYLNINGSHLAIRKETAIHIIIEKEVL
- the feoB gene encoding ferrous iron transport protein B; amino-acid sequence: MSKQINIALIGNPNTGKTSVFNALTGLNQKVGNYPGITVEKKEGICKLPRGLKAHIIDLPGTYSLNASSLDENVVIELLLNKNDKDFPDVAVVVSDVENLKRNLLLFTQIKDLEIPTILVINMADRMKYKGISLDVPHLEKELNTKIAVISTRKNQGIDNLKLLISNYRDLSTTPCLSASEIDKDYFDKLRQAFPNQLLYKLWLVITQDVNFGKMDRNEVEALASFKTKSKSDLKRLQQKETIKRYQFINNTLKKGQTIDASQAKDLRSKFDRVLTHKVWGYLIFFLILLLIFQAIYDWSTIPMDFIDGVFANLSDWVKHTLPDGAFTNLLAEGIISGLGGIVIFIPQIAFLFLFIAILEETGYMSRVVFLMDRIMRRFGLSGKSIVPLISGTACAIPAIMATRNIESWKERLITILVTPFTTCSARLPVYLIIIALVIPEGRFLGLSYQALTLMLLYLLGFGAAVVSAYILNKVLKIKSKTFFVVEMPNYKLPLFKNVAITVLEKTKSFVFGAGKIILAISIILWFLASYGPGEAFNDAENIVKTEYASQNLNEEELNQKIASQKLEHSFIGIAGHAIEPVIRPLGYDWKIGIAIVSSFAAREVFVGTLATIYSVGNDDEDTIKNRMAGEINPILGGPLFNFASGVSLLLFYAFAMQCMSTLAVVKKETNTWKWPTLQLIIMTAIAYISALIAYQFLK
- a CDS encoding SCO family protein, producing the protein MLSFFKDYKWFAIVFSIISIIIMSIFYNILKVEKPLPIYQPAMVNTELVDSTIQHKINYHKIADFSLTNQNGKTITQADYKGKIYVADFFFTTCQTICPTMTGNMATIQDEIINDEDVMLLSYSVTPDIDTVAQLKRYAIEKGVNDKKWNLVTGDKGEIYRLARKSYLAVKDDGMPDDYGMVHTENFMLIDKKSQIRGYYDGTKKEDIKTLLKDIKKLKKEYKE